From the Maioricimonas rarisocia genome, one window contains:
- a CDS encoding efflux RND transporter periplasmic adaptor subunit, giving the protein MQTELASLQTKLQLEEEELKHLNEQIEACTIVAPEPGVVVYANLRGRREQDQIREGSTVRERQAIINLPDVTKLKVGCRIHESLIGAVRIGQPVLIYVDAKADDVYNGKVSAVASVASQGDWPNTDLREYATEIVLTDPPAEIADLKPGLTAKIEIIVDSRQDVLQVPVQCVVAVAHERLAWVLTDEGPERRTLKIGKANTSHIEILDGIAEGERVVQNPRTHFAKAISDREAELSAEEDQNTAETTEVKLPAAPEGEGTGKSAAGRNDAGNSRPAKKQAGSRPQGK; this is encoded by the coding sequence ATGCAGACGGAACTCGCTTCGCTGCAGACCAAGCTCCAGCTCGAAGAAGAAGAACTCAAGCACCTCAACGAGCAGATCGAAGCCTGCACGATTGTCGCCCCCGAGCCAGGGGTGGTCGTCTATGCGAATCTGCGAGGCCGACGGGAACAGGACCAGATCCGGGAAGGATCGACGGTCCGTGAACGGCAGGCGATCATCAACCTGCCGGACGTGACCAAGCTGAAAGTCGGTTGCCGCATTCACGAATCGCTGATCGGCGCAGTCCGGATCGGCCAGCCCGTCCTGATCTACGTCGATGCCAAGGCGGACGACGTCTACAACGGGAAGGTCTCTGCGGTCGCTTCGGTCGCCTCGCAGGGAGACTGGCCGAACACGGATCTGCGGGAATACGCGACGGAGATCGTCCTCACCGATCCCCCCGCCGAGATTGCCGACCTGAAGCCGGGTCTGACCGCCAAGATCGAAATCATCGTCGACAGCCGCCAGGACGTGCTGCAGGTGCCGGTGCAGTGCGTCGTCGCGGTCGCGCACGAGCGGCTGGCCTGGGTTCTGACCGACGAGGGACCGGAACGGCGAACGCTGAAGATCGGCAAGGCCAACACCTCGCATATCGAGATCCTCGACGGCATCGCGGAGGGGGAACGGGTCGTCCAGAATCCGCGGACGCACTTTGCCAAGGCAATTTCGGACCGCGAAGCGGAACTGAGCGCCGAGGAAGACCAGAACACCGCGGAGACGACCGAAGTGAAGCTGCCCGCAGCTCCGGAAGGAGAGGGCACCGGAAAATCGGCCGCAGGACGCAACGATGCCGGGAACTCACGCCCGGCGAAGAAACAGGCGGGCTCCCGCCCTCAAGGCAAATAG
- a CDS encoding TolC family protein, with amino-acid sequence MFWREQADLDVYEAVSERMIDPRWTIPRVDISPDGRSRFYSPFDPDYQPFPLDDPAANAYLAEVDGWEGYKCWHRFGIAMSVENPQWLAQFGLETGLIDPETGEYVETPPALEELTLAELVELSLIHSREYQTQLEDLYLAALAVTFERFRFGVRYLGIGGGEPFINETITVLPHRDGDNLAQTTLFGVSQLLPTGAQWAVELTNNTLWFFSGGQTSSASVLSFSLVQPLIMGAGRKIVLENLTQAERQLLYQVRDLARFRQQFFTDVVGATGGGYLGLLLQLQGIRNQQGNIKRLQQQLVELREVTSQRSERFRETLAELPAPLAPADPQAEANFPQVLDGQLSYNAQQQILMWIGEMTPEQEEALLTLSDDPAFAQAARNIVRQIRTTVTVLTVLQLESRLASSINALRDQERNFQDSLDAYKLELGLPTDLPMSIDDELLEPFAFIDPRIQNLEDEVRSFVAVWSRLALENPTDEAALLEALQDLERLVQLVDEEGFQLITADDERLEEVLPERLKLLTSESERERIERDLERDRRIFSFAREEFERARNEAEQLTQLVTEGMLPEDELVPIWREVKRLQEDLLRIARNLQVIQIGLRVEMITIPDFDLSLEDVTMIALENRVDLMNVQARVVDAYRDVEVAANALQTPVNVVVEGDIATPGNNRPFDFRADQSTLRAGVRITAPIDQIVERNAYRTAQIEYDRQRRAYMEFEDNVKLQVRRAWRQLAVLRENIETSRQGVRIAAMQLDLAIEESSAPQQGAAQGDVASSGAQGVNLLNALDSVLNAQNSLIADWINYERARLNIYRDMGIMEVGPDGLWNDPIYRESAHGTGTIEFRGQIPAEAGVARLADPGDGNRPGDQSAVGQRASGRVGEEELRSSGDSHRSAGPVSDQHR; translated from the coding sequence GTGTTCTGGCGTGAGCAGGCCGACCTGGACGTGTACGAAGCAGTCTCGGAACGGATGATCGACCCGCGGTGGACGATTCCGCGAGTCGACATCTCGCCCGATGGTCGCAGTCGCTTCTACAGCCCGTTCGATCCGGACTACCAGCCATTCCCGCTGGATGATCCGGCGGCCAACGCCTATCTGGCCGAAGTCGACGGGTGGGAAGGGTACAAATGCTGGCACCGGTTCGGCATCGCCATGTCGGTCGAGAATCCGCAGTGGCTGGCGCAGTTCGGGCTGGAGACCGGCCTGATTGATCCGGAGACGGGAGAATACGTCGAAACGCCTCCTGCTCTCGAAGAGCTGACGCTCGCAGAGCTCGTCGAACTCTCGCTGATTCACAGCCGGGAGTACCAGACGCAGCTCGAAGACCTGTATCTCGCGGCACTGGCGGTGACGTTCGAGCGGTTCCGGTTTGGTGTGCGGTATCTGGGGATCGGCGGCGGCGAGCCGTTCATCAACGAGACGATCACGGTGCTGCCACACCGGGACGGCGACAACTTGGCGCAAACGACCCTGTTTGGCGTCAGTCAGCTGTTGCCGACCGGAGCCCAGTGGGCGGTGGAACTGACGAACAACACGCTCTGGTTCTTCTCGGGTGGACAGACCAGTTCGGCGAGTGTGCTCTCATTCTCGCTGGTACAGCCGCTCATCATGGGTGCCGGCCGAAAAATCGTGCTCGAGAATCTGACGCAGGCCGAGCGGCAGCTGCTGTATCAGGTCCGGGATCTGGCACGGTTCCGACAGCAGTTCTTCACCGACGTCGTCGGGGCAACCGGAGGCGGCTACCTGGGACTGCTGTTGCAACTGCAGGGAATCCGCAACCAGCAGGGGAACATCAAGCGGCTGCAACAGCAGCTCGTCGAACTGCGGGAAGTCACGTCGCAGCGGTCGGAACGATTCCGCGAAACACTGGCCGAACTGCCGGCTCCCCTCGCGCCCGCCGATCCACAGGCGGAAGCGAATTTTCCGCAGGTCCTTGACGGCCAACTGTCGTACAACGCCCAGCAGCAGATTCTGATGTGGATCGGCGAAATGACGCCGGAGCAGGAAGAGGCCCTGCTGACACTCAGCGACGACCCGGCCTTCGCGCAGGCGGCCCGCAACATTGTGCGGCAGATCCGTACGACGGTCACGGTGCTGACGGTGCTGCAGCTCGAATCGCGGCTGGCCTCCTCCATCAACGCCCTGCGTGACCAGGAACGGAACTTCCAGGACAGTCTCGACGCCTACAAGCTCGAGCTCGGTCTGCCGACCGACCTGCCAATGAGCATCGACGACGAACTGCTCGAACCGTTCGCGTTCATCGACCCGAGAATCCAGAATCTCGAGGACGAGGTCCGCAGCTTCGTGGCGGTCTGGTCGCGGCTGGCTCTGGAGAATCCGACCGACGAAGCAGCGTTGCTGGAAGCCCTGCAGGATCTGGAGCGGCTGGTCCAGCTGGTGGACGAGGAAGGGTTCCAGCTGATCACCGCGGACGACGAGCGACTCGAAGAGGTGCTGCCCGAGCGTCTGAAGCTGCTCACCTCCGAGAGTGAACGGGAGCGTATCGAACGGGATCTGGAGCGTGACCGGCGGATCTTCAGCTTTGCCCGGGAAGAGTTCGAGCGGGCCCGCAACGAGGCCGAGCAGCTGACACAGCTCGTCACTGAAGGCATGCTGCCGGAGGACGAACTGGTCCCGATCTGGCGGGAAGTGAAGCGACTGCAGGAAGATCTGCTGAGGATCGCCCGCAACCTGCAGGTGATCCAGATCGGCCTGCGGGTCGAGATGATCACGATTCCCGACTTCGACCTCTCGCTGGAAGACGTGACAATGATCGCGCTGGAGAACCGCGTGGATCTGATGAACGTCCAGGCGCGGGTCGTCGACGCCTACCGGGACGTCGAAGTGGCCGCCAACGCCCTGCAGACGCCCGTCAACGTCGTCGTCGAAGGGGATATCGCGACGCCCGGCAACAATCGCCCGTTCGACTTCCGGGCGGATCAGTCCACCCTGCGGGCGGGCGTGCGGATCACCGCTCCCATCGACCAGATCGTCGAACGAAATGCCTATCGGACCGCCCAGATCGAGTACGATCGGCAGCGGCGTGCGTACATGGAATTCGAGGACAATGTGAAACTGCAGGTGCGTCGCGCCTGGCGTCAACTGGCGGTCCTGCGAGAGAATATCGAGACATCGCGGCAAGGCGTACGAATTGCCGCCATGCAGCTCGATCTGGCGATCGAAGAGTCGAGCGCGCCCCAGCAGGGGGCCGCCCAGGGAGACGTCGCCAGCTCCGGTGCCCAGGGTGTGAATCTGCTGAATGCTCTCGACTCGGTGCTGAACGCCCAGAACTCCCTGATTGCGGACTGGATCAATTACGAACGGGCCCGACTTAACATTTATCGGGACATGGGTATCATGGAAGTTGGGCCCGATGGTCTATGGAACGATCCCATCTATCGGGAAAGCGCTCATGGCACAGGGACAATCGAATTCCGCGGGCAGATCCCTGCTGAAGCTGGGGTTGCCCGTCTTGCTGATCCTGGGGACGGCAATCGTCCTGGGGATCAATCCGCAGTGGGCCAGCGCGCTTCGGGGCGAGTCGGCGAAGAAGAATTACGATCATCTGGAGACAGCCACCGCTCAGCGGGGCCCGTTTCTGATCAGCATCGCTGA
- a CDS encoding ABC transporter ATP-binding protein: MEPAARVIDVHKYYDLGAHVVKALRGVTLEIPRGDYIAIMGSSGSGKSTLLNLLGALDRPTSGSYYLGGKDVAGMPDDELSTIRNEMIGFVFQSFNLIAQYTVLENLEVPLLYRRQFGSISAADRKRCIELAERVGLGDRLDHRPVQLSGGQQQRVAVARALINDPEIILADEPTGNLDSRTSGEIMQLLSQLNDEGRTIIMVTHEDDIASQSRRQIYMKDGLIAGEGVFPGSDEADEEVAALHDS, encoded by the coding sequence ATGGAACCTGCCGCCCGTGTTATCGACGTTCATAAGTACTACGACCTGGGGGCGCACGTCGTCAAAGCTCTCCGTGGCGTGACGCTCGAGATTCCGCGTGGCGACTACATCGCCATCATGGGGTCGTCGGGAAGCGGCAAGAGTACGCTGCTGAACCTGCTGGGAGCACTCGACCGTCCCACGAGTGGAAGCTACTACCTGGGCGGCAAGGATGTCGCCGGGATGCCCGACGACGAGCTGTCGACAATCCGCAACGAAATGATCGGCTTCGTCTTCCAGTCCTTCAATCTGATCGCCCAGTACACCGTGCTGGAGAATCTCGAAGTTCCACTGCTGTATCGGCGACAGTTCGGCTCGATCTCGGCGGCGGATCGAAAGCGATGTATCGAACTGGCCGAACGGGTCGGACTGGGGGACCGGCTGGATCATCGGCCGGTCCAGCTCTCCGGGGGGCAGCAGCAACGTGTTGCCGTCGCCCGGGCCCTCATCAACGATCCGGAGATCATCCTCGCCGACGAACCGACCGGTAACCTCGACTCGCGAACCAGCGGCGAAATCATGCAGCTGCTGAGCCAACTGAACGACGAGGGACGAACCATCATCATGGTGACCCACGAAGACGACATTGCCAGCCAGAGCCGCCGGCAGATCTACATGAAGGACGGGCTGATCGCCGGCGAAGGGGTGTTCCCCGGCTCCGATGAGGCGGACGAAGAGGTCGCCGCCCTCCACGATTCCTGA